The Cellulosimicrobium sp. ES-005 genome segment TCGTGGATCGCCCTGGGGGCCGGCACGGTCACGGTCGACCCTGGCCAGTCCCTCGACGTCCCGTTCACGATCACCGTGCCCGACGACGCCTCGCCCGGCGACCACTCCGCCGGGGTCATCACCTCCCTCGTCCAGCAGGCGTCCGCGTCCACCGTCGCGCTCGACCGGCGTCTGGCGCTGCGCGTGCACGCGCGCGTCGAGGGTGCCCTGGCCCCGACGGTCGAGGTGAGCGACGTGGAGGTGGTCCACCACGACGTCGCGAACCCTTTCGGCACGTCGTCAGCGACCGTGCGGTACACCCTGACCAACACGGGGAACGCGCGCGTCGTGCCGGCCGAGTCCGTCACCGTGACCGGGCCGTTCGGCTGGGCGACCATCACCGGGGGTGACGGTGAGCTGCCGGAGCTGCTCCCCGGCTCGGCGCTCGAGCGCGAGGTCGCCGTGACCGGGGTGCGACCCCTGGGCCGCGCCGACGCCTCGGTGGCCGTCACCGCCACAGCCGTCGGGATCGGCGGGGGAGCGACGGCGAGCGACGACGGCGGCGCGCAGACCTGGGCGGTCCCGTGGGCCGCTCTCGCGCTCGTCAGTCTGGTGCTGCTCGTCGCGCTGCGCGGCCCGGCGCTCGTCGCCGCGCTCCGTCGTCGTCGGGCCGCGAGGGCCGCCGCGGGAGGCGGCCGGGCGGCCGGCCCCGCGACCTCGACCTCGGGCGCGGTCCCGGAGAGCTCGGCGGCGGACCCCGCCCCGGAGGCGGGTGCCGCCGCGCCGGACCCGTCCGCGCTGACCACCGACCAGCTCGAGGAAGCCCTGGAACGCGCCCGCGCCGAGGGCCGCGCGCAGACGCTCGCGGAGCGCGGCGGCCGCGAACCGGAGGCCTGACTCCCGCGGTGGTCCGACACGTGGTCGGGCGGCGCCGTCGCGAGGGGTGGACACGTATCCTGTCGCTGCCGCTCCCACGCCCGACCCGTCGCCCCGCGCGACGGCGCGGCACCGGTCACCCGTGACCGGTCCCGGGCCCGGGAGCTCGCCCGCCCGTCCCCGAGGAAGGTCCGTCGTGCCCCCTGCCGCCGAGTCCCACCCGCCCCTGCGCGTCGCCCTGCTGGGGTGCGGCGTCGTCGGCACCCAGGTCGCGCGGCTGCTGACGGAGCAGGCGGACGACCTCGCCTCGCGCGTGGGCGCCCGCCTCGAGCTCGTCGGGATCGCGGTACGGAACGCGGCCGCGCCGCGCGCCGCGTCGGTCGACCGCTCGCTCCTGACCGAGGACGCGGAGGATCTCGTCGCGCGCGCCGACATCGTCGTCGAGGTCATGGGCGGCATCGAGCCCGCCCGGTCGCTCCTGCTGCGCGCGATCGACGCCGGCGCCGCCGTCGTCACGGCGAACAAGGCGCTGCTCGCCGAGGACGGGCCGACGCTCTACAAGGCCGCCGACGCGGCCGGCGTCGACATCTACTTCGAGGCCGCCGTCGCGGGCGCGATCCCCATCGTGCGCCCGGTGCGCGAGTCGCTCGCGGGCGACCGCGTGCGCCGCGTGCTCGGCATCGTCAACGGGACCACGAACTACGTCCTCGACCAGATGGCCACCACGGGCATGGACCTCGAGGAGGCCGTCAAGGAGGCGCAGGACCTCGGCTACGCGGAGGCGGACCCGACGGCCGACGTCGAGGGCTACGACGCCGCGGCCAAGGCCGCGATCCTCGCGAGCCTCGCCTTCCACACCCGCGTCTCCCTCGACGACGTCGCGCGCGAGGGCATCATGTCCGTCACCGCCGACGACGTCGCGTGGGCGGCGCAGACCGGCCACGTCATCAAGCTCCTCGCCATCGCGGAGCGGCGCGAGGGCGCCTCGGTGGGCGCGTCGGCCGGCGTCTCGGTGCGCGTGCACCCGGCGCTCGTGCCGACGTCGCACCCCCTCGCGAACGTCCGCGGGTCGTTCAACGCGGTGTTCGTCGAGGCGGAGTCCGCGGGCGAGCTCATGTTCTACGGGCGGGGCGCCGGCGGCGCGCCCACGGCGTCGGCGGTCCTGGGCGACGTGGTCTCGGCCGCGCGCCACCGCGTGCTCGGGGGCAAGGGCCCGCAGGAGTCCACCTACGCCGAGCTCGCGATCCTCCCGGCGAGCGCGGCCGTGACCCGCTACCAGGTGCGCCTCGACGTCGACGACCGCCCGGGCGTGCTCGCGCAGGTCGCGCACGCGCTCGCCGAGCACGACGTCTCCATCGAGGCCGTCCGCCAGCCCGCGGCACCGGGCGGTGCGGGCGTCGCGGAGCCCGGGGTCGCCGAGCTCCTCATCACCACGCACGCGGCGCCGGAGTCGGCGCTGTCCGCGACCGTCGCGGCGGTCGCCGAGCTCGAGCCCGTCCGCACGATCACGTCCGTCCTGAGAGTCGAGGGAGCCTGATGGCCCACCAGTGGAGAGGCATCATCTCCGAGTACCGCGACCGTCTGCCGGCGCACGTCGCCGAGCGGATCGTCACGCTCGGCGAGGGCGGCACGCCGCTCGTCGAGGCCCCGGCGCTCTCGGAGCGCACCGGCGCGCAGGTCTTCGTCAAGGTCGAGGGCATGAACCCCACGGGGTCCTTCAAGGACCGCGGCATGACGACGGCGATCTCCGCGGCCGCGGGCCGCGGCGCGCAGGCGGTCGTGTGCGCGTCCACGGGCAACACGTCGGCGTCGGCCGCCGCGTACGCCGTGCGCGCCGGGATGACGTGCGCCGTGCTCGTCCCGGACGGCAAGATCGCCATGGGCAAGCTGAGCCAGGCGATCGCGCACGGCGCGCGCCTGCTCCAGGTCGACGGCAACTTCGACGACTGCCTCGTCGCCGCGCGCAAGCTCGCCGACTCCTACCCGGTCGAGCTCGTCAACTCGGTGAACCCCGACCGGATCGAGGGCCAGAAGACCGGCGCGTTCGAGATCGTCGACGCGCTGGGCGACGCGCCCGACATCCACGCGCTGCCCGTCGGCAACGCGGGGAACATCACCGCGTACTGGAAGGGCTTCCGCGAGTACGCGGGCCAGGGCGCGCCGGGTCACGCGGGCGAGGGGCTGCCGGCCGTGTCCACGCACGTCCCGCAGATGTGGGGCTTCCAGGCCGCGGGCGCCGCGCCGATCGTCGCGGGCCACCCGATCACCGAGCCGGAGACGATCGCGACCGCGATCCGCATCGGCAACCCCGCGTCGTGGGAGCTCGCCGAGGCGGTGCGCGACGAGTCGGGCGGCGTCATCGAGGCCGTCACGGACGAGCAGATCCTCGCGGCCCACCGGGTCCTGTCGAGCGAGGTCGGCGTGTTCGTCGAGCCCGCGTCGGCGGCCGGTGTCGCCGGGATCCTCTCGCGCGCCGAGCGCGGGCTCGTCCCCGCGGGCGCGCGCATCGTCGTCACGGTCACGGGCCACGGGCTCAAGGACCCGCAGTGGGCGCTGCGCACGCTCGACGGGAGCGAGGTCACCCCGACGCGCGTGAGCGCCGACGTCGTGTCCATCGCCGACGCCCTCGGGCTCGACTGATGCAGCTCGGCGCGGACCACGTGCGGGTGCGCGTCCCGGCGACGAGCGCCAACCTCGGCCCCGGCTTCGACGCGCTGGGGCTGGCGCTCGCTCTCCACGACGTGCTCGAGGT includes the following:
- a CDS encoding homoserine dehydrogenase; protein product: MPPAAESHPPLRVALLGCGVVGTQVARLLTEQADDLASRVGARLELVGIAVRNAAAPRAASVDRSLLTEDAEDLVARADIVVEVMGGIEPARSLLLRAIDAGAAVVTANKALLAEDGPTLYKAADAAGVDIYFEAAVAGAIPIVRPVRESLAGDRVRRVLGIVNGTTNYVLDQMATTGMDLEEAVKEAQDLGYAEADPTADVEGYDAAAKAAILASLAFHTRVSLDDVAREGIMSVTADDVAWAAQTGHVIKLLAIAERREGASVGASAGVSVRVHPALVPTSHPLANVRGSFNAVFVEAESAGELMFYGRGAGGAPTASAVLGDVVSAARHRVLGGKGPQESTYAELAILPASAAVTRYQVRLDVDDRPGVLAQVAHALAEHDVSIEAVRQPAAPGGAGVAEPGVAELLITTHAAPESALSATVAAVAELEPVRTITSVLRVEGA
- the thrC gene encoding threonine synthase; this translates as MAHQWRGIISEYRDRLPAHVAERIVTLGEGGTPLVEAPALSERTGAQVFVKVEGMNPTGSFKDRGMTTAISAAAGRGAQAVVCASTGNTSASAAAYAVRAGMTCAVLVPDGKIAMGKLSQAIAHGARLLQVDGNFDDCLVAARKLADSYPVELVNSVNPDRIEGQKTGAFEIVDALGDAPDIHALPVGNAGNITAYWKGFREYAGQGAPGHAGEGLPAVSTHVPQMWGFQAAGAAPIVAGHPITEPETIATAIRIGNPASWELAEAVRDESGGVIEAVTDEQILAAHRVLSSEVGVFVEPASAAGVAGILSRAERGLVPAGARIVVTVTGHGLKDPQWALRTLDGSEVTPTRVSADVVSIADALGLD
- a CDS encoding DUF916 domain-containing protein; its protein translation is MNRDAAAPVRTHRPARGAAALVGALAALLALVPAGAARAGGEVPTVPVAPVVSALTGDTTGDLSWGLLPADNDHGTDRPNFSYAVGRGDTISDTVVLTNHSAQRLELRTYAADAFTTTSGQLDLLPAGETSTDLGSWIALGAGTVTVDPGQSLDVPFTITVPDDASPGDHSAGVITSLVQQASASTVALDRRLALRVHARVEGALAPTVEVSDVEVVHHDVANPFGTSSATVRYTLTNTGNARVVPAESVTVTGPFGWATITGGDGELPELLPGSALEREVAVTGVRPLGRADASVAVTATAVGIGGGATASDDGGAQTWAVPWAALALVSLVLLVALRGPALVAALRRRRAARAAAGGGRAAGPATSTSGAVPESSAADPAPEAGAAAPDPSALTTDQLEEALERARAEGRAQTLAERGGREPEA